One region of Culex pipiens pallens isolate TS chromosome 2, TS_CPP_V2, whole genome shotgun sequence genomic DNA includes:
- the LOC120429578 gene encoding uncharacterized protein LOC120429578 has translation MGSGGVSRILLAHSLVALAQQEVIVAIDEPGKTQYHEANFNTSAYQFGYEVGPNGQFHHETRGPDGVTYGCYGYIDPNGLLRVTHYVADTHGYRVVEPNHPVEIFMDAPSQYSNAITDEDPKVRHRGQVVPWKDLYLPRGCGMYPGGLRPDGPPVTPPPQNPAPARPGGTTGGGSGTGNPQAPAGSTTNRPGQGSWQQQGSGGQSQGQGQGGNWQNQGQGQNQGQGQNQGQGGNWQNQGSGGQNQNQGQNQGQGQGQGQGQGQGGNWQNQGQGQNQGQGQGGNWQNQGQGQNQGQGQNQGQGQGGNWQNQGQGQNQGQNQGQGQGGNWQNQGSGGQNQGQGQGGNWQNQGSGGQNQGQGQGGSGQTQGQNQGQTSGSGHQHGGQHQGSHQGPISSSGHQGQHQGSHQGTSGQHGGQHQSGHEGPISSSGHQHQHQGSHQGTSGQHGGQHQSGHEGPISSSGHQGQHQGSHQGTSGQAGGQHQSGHEGPISSSGHQGQHQGSHQGSSGQAGGQHQSGHEGPISSSGHQGQHQGSHQGTSGQAGGQHQSGHEGPISSSGHQGQHQGSHQGTSGQHGGQHQSGHEGPISSSGHQHQHQGSHQGTTGQHGGQHQSGHEGPISSSGHQHQHQGSNEGGGHQHQGQSQGQHMGPFGTSQVQVSWSHEKPGPGQQGQGQQQGQGQQPGQGQQQCQGQQCQQQGQGQGQQQGQGQQPGLTTVRPITTARPGQQPVQGQGQGQQQGQGQQQGQGQGQGNRPGQGQQQGQGQGQWQGQGNRPGQGQQQGQGQGQGQWQGQQGATTARPGQGQSQGQQQGQGQGQGQGQQQGNRPGQQGQGQWQGQGQGQQQGNRPGQGQGQQQGQGQQQQQQGTTTARPAGVHIGIGPNIVAGIGGLGASISIGGAHGGFTAGAGISQTGISGSLMTSHNTTVHTGGTSIGGSVGTTGVHGSSSHNSSGSIFGATYNHTSVSSGSLNGQGVHGGHTGSNSFNSTHVSVSGNTDVEGHFQGGQVTVGGTVNHTETLAVGSVNVSSTSGGSFGGELGPEYVGGEVSGMLVTNASISAPLIGPQQGSVAVGGGGSIGIGRPPQEVSTEYPYGPSPSQMPEPVYTTPQPNYPTASGVQPPTRPIETGPPPPSNNNNNNQYPPYQIAVSQYPYFFVPYPYAPPPTVPQAPCNCPQDQNRPNQPAGYLGFIPVIYVPNCNAQQRGLPTHINWPAPPPPEGLGRALDQLPPFQRLVQGPDGSWTVQQDPRQQEAQPAQPEPQPTQQPLPRPRPNRGRRLRSRRPPLLQLAGVPFAKSSSAVGAEQETQLETQV, from the exons ATTCTGCTGGCACACAGTCTCGTGGCGTTAGCCCAACAGGAAGTCATCGTTGCCATCGACGAACCGGGAAAGACCCAGTACCATGAGGCGAACTTCAACACGA GCGCCTACCAGTTCGGTTACGAGGTCGGTCCGAACGGGCAGTTCCACCACGAGACCCGCGGCCCGGACGGGGTTACGTACGGTTGCTACGGCTACATCGACCCGAACGGGCTACTCCGAGTGACGCACTACGTCGCGGACACGCACGGCTACCGCGTGGTCGAACCGAATCACCCCGTGGAGATATTCATGGATGCGCCGAGTCAGTACAGCAA TGCAATTACGGACGAGGATCCGAAGGTGCGCCACCGAGGTCAGGTGGTCCCGTGGAAAGATCTCTACCTTCCCCGAGGTTGCGGAATGTACCCGGGAGGACTCCGACCGGATGGTCCTCCGGTAACCCCACCTCCTCAGAACCCCG CACCCGCAAGACCAGGCGGCACCACCGGCGGTGGCAGTGGCACCGGTAATCCTCAAG CTCCAGCAGGTTCGACGACGAACCGACCCGGACAGGGCAGCTGGCAGCAGCAGGGTTCGGGAGGTCAGAGCCAAGGACAAGGACAAGGTGGTAACTGGCAGAACCAAGGTCAAGGCCAAAATCAAGGGCAAGGGCAGAACCAAGGGCAAGGTGGAAACTGGCAGAATCAAGGTTCTGGAGGACAGAACCAAAATCAGGGCCAGAATCAAGGGCAAGGTCAAGGACAAGGGCAAGGGCAAGGACAAGGTGGAAACTGGCAGAATCAAGGTCAAGGTCAAAATCAAGGCCAAGGACAAGGAGGCAACTGGCAGAACCAAGGTCAAGGTCAGAATCAAGGGCAAGGGCAAAACCAAGGACAAGGTCAAGGTGGAAACTGGCAGAATCAAGGTCAAGGTCAGAATCAAGGGCAAAACCAAGGACAAGGTCAAGGAGGAAACTGGCAGAATCAAGGATCCGGTGGACAGAACCAAGGGCAGGGTCAAGGCGGAAATTGGCAGAATCAAGGATCTGGTGGTCAGAACCAAGGGCAGGGCCAGGGTGGAAGTGGTCAAACTCAAGGTCAAAACCAAGGGCAAACATCGGGATCTGGACACCAGCATGGAGGACAACACCAAGGCTCCCATCAAGGACCAATAAGTTCTAGTGGACATCAAGGCCAACACCAGGGAAGTCACCAAGGCACTTCCGGCCAACATGGGGGACAACATCAGAGTGGTCATGAAGGACCTATAAGCTCAAGTGGACATCAACATCAGCATCAAGGAAGCCATCAGGGAACGTCCGGACAACACGGAGGACAACACCAGAGCGGTCATGAGGGTCCAATTAGTTCTAGTGGGCACCAAGGCCAGCACCAGGGTAGCCACCAAGGAACTTCCGGGCAGGCTGGTGGACAACACCAGAGCGGTCATGAGGGTCCAATCAGTTCTAGTGGGCACCAGGGCCAACACCAGGGTAGTCATCAAGGATCTTCCGGGCAGGCTGGTGGACAACACCAGAGCGGTCATGAGGGTCCAATTAGTTCTAGTGGACACCAAGGCCAACACCAGGGTAGTCATCAAGGAACTTCTGGGCAGGCTGGCGGACAACATCAGAGTGGTCATGAGGGGCCGATTAGCTCTAGTGGGCACCAAGGTCAACACCAGGGTAGCCACCAGGGAACCTCCGGACAACACGGTGGACAACACCAGAGTGGCCACGAAGGTCCGATTAGCTCAAGTGGGCATCAACATCAACACCAAGGAAGCCATCAGGGAACCACTGGACAGCATGGCGGACAGCACCAGAGTGGTCATGAAGGACCTATAAGTTCCAGCGGACATCAACACCAACACCAGGGAAGCAACGAAGGCGGTGGGCATCAACATCAGGGACAGTCCCAG GGACAACATATGGGTCCGTTTGGAACGAGTCAGGTGCAAGTATCATGGAGTCATGAGAAACCTGGACCTGGACAGCAAG GTCAAGGTCAGCAGCAAGGACAAGGCCAGCAACCAGGACAAGGCCAACAACAGTGTCAGGGCCAACAATGCCAACAACAAGGACAGGGTCAAGGCCAACAGCAAGGGCAAGGACAACAGCCTGGATTAACCACTGTTCGACCTATCACGACGGCAAGACCGGGCCAGCAGCCGGTACAAGGCCAGGGTCAAGGTCAGCAACAGGGACAAGGCCAGCAACAAGGACAGGGTCAAGGCCAAGGAAATCGCCCGGGTCAGGGTCAACAACAAGGCCAGGGACAAGGACAATGGCAAGGCCAAGGAAATCGCCCGGGTCAGGGTCAACAACAGGGACAGGGGCAGGGACAAGGACAATGGCAAGGACAACAGGGTGCGACCACAGCGCGACCGGGACAAGGTCAAAGTCAAGGGCAGCAACAAGGACAAGGGCAGGGACAGG GACAAGGACAGCAGCAAGGTAATCGACCTGGACAACAGGGTCAAGGACAATGGCAAGGTCAGGGTCAAGGACAGCAGCAAGGAAACCGACCAGGACAAGGTCAGGGTCAACAGCAAGGACaaggtcagcagcagcagcaacagggaACCACAACAGCAAGACCAGCTGGAG TACACATTGGCATCGGACCAAACATAGTAGCGGGCATTGGGGGCCTAGGCGCATCGATAAGCATTGGTGGAGCACATG GTGGCTTCACCGCAGGGGCAGGCATTTCCCAGACAGGCATTAGTGGCTCACTCATGACATCGCATAATACTACCGTTCATACGGGCGGAACAAGCATCGGTGGATCCGTTGGGACCACCGGAGTTCACGGCAGCTCGAGCCATAACTCGAGCGGATCGATCTTTGGTGCCACGTACAACCACACGTCGGTTAGTAGTGGATCGCTCAACGGCCAGGGAGTCCACGGAGGACACACAGGTTCGAACAGTTTCAACAGCACGCACGTTTCGGTCAGTGGCAATACCGACGTCGAAGGGCACTTCCAGGGAGGTCAGGTCACGGTGGGAGGTACGGTAAACCATACCGAGACCCTCGCGGTCGGTTCCGTTAACGTAAGTAGCACATCCGGCGGTTCGTTTGGGGGAGAACTTGGCCCAGAGTACGTCGGCGGCGAAGTGAGTGGAATGCTTGTCACGAATGCCAGTATCAGTGCGCCACTCATAGGTCCCCAGCAAGGTAGTGTAGCAGTCGGCGGTGGTGGTAGCATAGGTATCGGTAGACCCCCTCAAG AAGTATCTACCGAGTACCCGTACGGACCCAGTCCGTCACAAATGCCGGAACCCGTGTACACCACTCCTCAGCCGAACTACCCAACCGCAAGCGGCGTTCAACCACCAACTCGACCCATCGAAACTGGTCCTCCACCACcatcaaacaacaacaacaacaaccagtaCCCTCCCTACCAAATCGCCGTCTCCCAGTATCCCTACTTCTTTGTCCCTTACCCTTACGCTCCTCCTCCAACTGTTCCTCAAGCCCCGTGTAACTGCCCACAGGATCAGAACCGACCAAACCAACCCGCCGGTTACCTCGGCTTCATCCCCGTCATCTACGTGCCCAATTGCAACGCCCAGCAGCGAGGACTCCCCACGCACATCAACTGGCCGGCTCCTCCACCGCCGGAAGGTTTGGGACGCGCCCTAGACCAGCTGCCACCCTTCCAACGACTGGTTCAAGGTCCGGACGGAAGCTGGACCGTGCAGCAGGACCCACGGCAACAGGAAGCTCAACCGGCCCAGCCAGAGCCACAACCGACGCAGCAGCCGTTACCACGACCACGTCCGAATCGGGGCCGCCGGCTGAGGAGTCGAAGACCACCACTTCTCCAGCTGGCCGGAGTTCCGTTCGCCAAGAGCAGTAGTGCCGTGGGGGCCGAGCAGGAAACGCAACTCGAGACGCAGGTGTAG